taaagtattgttagtggaaaataatctcaactcattagagagaaaagaatttttaaaattagtaaattctCCGTACatattttgtgggatggaTTAAAGGAGAAAAGAGCTTGAATtcttatcataaaaaaaaaaaaaagaaatagtataaaactaaaaaatacacTTTTCGATAAACAATGActtttttaataatgcacaCTTGGCATTTTTGTCCCAAAATATATCAACTTGCCACATGCATTGTTAGCCATCAAGTCCACCTATTGAATTTTTGTCTCTTCATTTACACAATTCCAAAGTTGGGAATTTCTAATGAAAAATCTACCAAAAGGTGTTAACGTTGAATGTTAAAGTCGCCAATATTAAGTCATAATATGTTGATACAAAATTCACCACATCAAAAAACATTGCATCCCATACTCATATACCACTAATTTACATATTGCAAAATACATCTACaagtctttattttaatcattagattctttagtaaaaaaatttgtttaattatatctgcatttttttattagatcttttcataattttttttatttcattaggtttttatagtaatacattttgatttgagaagttatttgattgaatatttatttaataaattcataaattaatgaatttttcctattttaattaaattaattaattttttctcttattattttgaaatgaatgCAGTTGTAATATCGACTCACacatcattaaaaaattaaaatttatgaattgacAACgaacaatatcaataaatttttcattttttagtgaTTCTTGAGTcaatattacaaataaattaattccaaaataaatatgagaaaaaataataaatttaattaacacaaaaaagttaattaaatttagaattccattaaataaaaatataactcaataaaaaattaaagtataaaacCTCTTAAATCAAAATGCATTAGTACAAGGATccaatgaaacaaaaaatttgtaaaaagatttaatgaaacaaaatgcaTTGGAACATGAATTAGAAGaacctaataaaataaaatcaactaatACAAGGACCTATAGATGCATTTTGCCATTTGCATGCACTTAATTATATAAGTAAAACATACTATTAAAACGTATATATTACGTGTGCAAAATAAAAGACAGTAAAGTTAACCTAATTAACCTCATAACTTTGTCAAAAGgccattttcatatttttcaaccTTACATAAGTTTTTcgaaatttttatttggcaGCCCTTTTCTTCAAAAGTTTTTGATTTTAGCTCCCTCTAAGATATTTTCCTGCGTCTGCCCCTGGCAATGAGTGGTCATGTAGTGTGAAATGCATCCGAGCAGCCTCATTTCCATAGTCttgaaatgagatatttgCAATTTGAgttccattctctctcttcttaGGGTTTGATTTTCTTTCATGAGGGAAGTGATCCCATCCCGATGGCCGCCTCTGGAAGCTTCTAGAAACTGCGGGAACGTGCTCGGCTCGACCTTCTTGCGGCTGATCTCCACCAGCAGGTGCTTGAAACCTTTCAAGAATTTATCGTGCTTGAATTCCCATCGTTTGGATGCTGTTTTCTTGAAGCCCTAGTGTGAAAATGTTAGTACTTCTTTATTCAAAAAGTTGAGAGAAATGCTTTCCCCATGtaactcatattttatgtagttttgtaaaaatattcaattttgtgaTATGCAATACAATTATATAGCCGATACATATTAAGTACTAGACAAGAACCAAAAGAGGACTATTATCGCATAGGTTCCTCACCTCTCATGAAGTTACCAAatagtacttataattttgcaTCTGAAACAACATCAAgtgttcaatttaattaagaaatcaTAGCTTAATATTTGTTacaattatactccctctatccaaCGAAGATGACCTTTTTCTTGGGTAgcacataattttatgtaatgtagttttgtgtgttaagtgaagAGTGAACATTActccttccactaactcatcacaaaaaaatagacaaagttGTAAATGTTACGGATTTTAATGCGCAATTgctaaagtaaaagagatagaGGAAAAATGTGGTAGAAGTAATGTTATTGGATTGTGGAGTCTACATTAGAATTctaaaacttttcatttttagaattagTTCAATTTTGATGGACGGGCCaatatagtaaaattgatttattttttgtggacaagGGGGTATTAccttaaaaattaattggagTATACAAAAGTATAATTCACGTTCTCTTAACTTTATGAGCAGTTTCCTTTAATAAGGTCAAATATCCATTTTGAGTCAAAATTATGTCTTTACATATTATAGAAATATAGTAACACATATTCCAACTATATGCCCTTCAATTCCAAAGAATGAAAATTCTTTGACTAACCCTAGTCCCTTTATCCAATATACGATTCAAAACAGTAGCATAACTATTTTGACTAAACAATACATTATCTTTCTCCcaaaaactaaacaaatatAAGACAAATCTATTCGACCataaacttaatttaattgggtaaatacataaaattaattaagaaaaatagagatgaCTCACGTAGGTATTAAGCTGTCGAACGAAGCTAGAGAAATTGTTGTGTTTGAAATATTTAGGAAGCATGAGTTTGGAGAACTCCGCCGGCGACCATACCACGAATCCGTTTCCTCCCGAGTTCCACGAAACCACGCTGGCCGCGCCACCAGCCTCGGCCGCGTCAAGGAGGtcgaaggttttggatataaaCGGGGCGGggcactttatttttttgggcCTTGACCCGACCCGGCAAGCTGCATGTGGAGCGGCCATGCTACCCCTTTTGTGTTTTCTAAAGTGGTGAAACCCCATATTGTTAACtatttatatctatattaATTGCCTCTTTTGACCTTTTGTTGTGTatggaattttttaaaatatttaatttgaaagatcAATTATATTCCACATTATTGAAACTTGATGGtcaaaatagtttaattaaaatattcacaacCAAGGAAGTACCGAGGATCACACCTTATAAGAGGGAGGATTATCCATtcatataaatagaaatgatcATCACTAAATCGATGTAAACTAAGATTTAAGAGATTTTTAATACGCCCCCGCATGTATGAACCGGAATGAACATCGGACTTGCACAAGTGAAATAAACAAGACAAGataaaagagataaagagatacaTAATCAATTTGGGTCCGCTCTAATACCATATTAGGAATAGGCCACTTCGATCAGTCTCATTGTCGGCCGATTAGTACTGTAATAAAAACTCCATTAATCGGCCTCCGACTCCACGACATTAAACTCTACTTCTGCCCCAGCCCTTCCATGTTCAATTTTCAAGATTTCATCATGGTGTATGTCAGGATACATtacaataaaattgcaatttcatGAATAAATATCTATTGGCCATCTTCCGAGATTCACACAATCTTTTGGGATCACCTTAGTTTAAACGACTCtgttgaatatataatttagtATATTCACATTCGTTTTCATCTCTAATTAGAAGCAACGACACCTTTAAGTGGAAGTAGACATAATTATTCTTAATTTAAGCCAAATTAAAGCTTTCGGCGGTTATGAGTTTTTTCTACATACTTTTTTCATGTGAGAAGATATTGCTCcatacttttcttttattacaGAGCTTTTGCACGTGACAGAAACAAAGAGAGATATAACAACGAAAAGGAAAATTACTTGATATTATATTTGGTATGATCTCATTTCACAAAATGCAATTTACGATTTTTCATTTcccatgttttatttattaattttagtcaAGCATGATTATTGTTTAATGGTTTCTAATTATTGATGATGACTTTCTCATGACTTTgatttatatggagtatcattaagatttaaattttactacaGTAGTTTTTAAGTTTGTCATTCAGATATAAGCTTTTTTCTGTTGTTTGAAGAGCTTATTTGAAATGAATACGACGAGTAGTagttgtgaaattaaaatggtTGTATGAAAGTTCAAGGCAGTGTAAATTTACTCGAAAATTTAGTAAACCAAGATAGtataaaatagtaaagttTTTTGAAACGGATAGAATTGAGACAATTTTGACCAACACAAATAGGTGTCAGCATACGacttaactaaaaaaattttaaaatataaataaaaagagtcACATTTGATATAAGCctaaagtttaaaaaaatattaaaaaatagtgagttaaaaaaattaatagaaattgCAAAATCTAATTGTTATTGTGGGAAGGAGAAAGAATCGGTGGTGACGTCAATCCTAgttatctcaaaattttatttgtaagtAAATGGTAAGTACTATGCTGAGTGAAGATCCAAAAACAGAAACACGAACTGAGACAGCAAGGATGAGTTTGAGTGATGATTAAATCCAAGTTAGGATCaaagatgaaatattataaGAACGCTTgtcaattaacaaaatatagtcATTTTAAGCTTtacacaaaaattattttcatctcattttacactaaacttcaactattttttattgatatccCTCTTActatcaattttgaattaaaacacACACCAGCCACTAccaagactatttttttagacAGGAGAAAATAGACATTTACAACAAAATTGCCATTAAAAAGTTTTCCAATTAAGTGCCGACTGAAAACAGTTTGTTCAGGTAGAAAATACATAGATTGTTACAGCCTCACCTCACAAATGTATAACGCCCTCTAATTTGTGCATTCAAAGACAACACTCATCTTCTATAATTAACTTACCATGACAATTGGGGATTCAACAAACGCCTTGATTCTCACTCAGTTGCGCAGCAATTACCTTGAATGTTCCATAGTCTGATGAATTGGTGTGTCCAAGTCCGACCAAATTAACCGCCCTTCTTCTTTAGATCTTTGTTTTGCTTAATGTCCTTGGTTAGCATTCTAGGAGCTATAGCCATAGACATTAGTTCTTGGAATAGCAGCTTGCAAGCATATGGAATATGAACCTGCAACAAATTACGTTTAATATAATCACCATGTATATCTATTCggaattaaaaacaaaaagctGCGAGATCCAAGTTATTTCTTACCTGTACGATGTCAGTTTTGTTTTTGCACCCTCTGCATTCGAATGAATTCTTCTTCAGGTTAGCGATGGCTATTAATCCACATCGCTCGCATACATGTATCCTGTATGCGTCACTTTGATCAAACAACCTTTCCTTGAGAAAATGAGCTGCTCCATGTGCAATCATGCAGTCTCGTTCCATTTCACCAAAACGCAGACCACCATCACGCGACCTTCCCTCAGCAGGCTGCCTCGTCAGAATCTGAACAGGGCCTCTACCCCGAGAGTGAATCTTGTCATCAACCATATGCTTCAGCCTCTGGTAGTAAGTGGGACCCAGGAATATCATAGACGAAAGACGCCTGCCAGTGTGCCCATTGTACATGGTCTCATAACCACGCATCTGATACCCACACTTGTGAAGGGCTTTGCTGATATTGTCCACGGTTACATCAGTGAAAGGAGTGGCATCTCCCTCCTTCCCCATATGTGCAGCGACCTTCCCCATGATACACTCAATAAGCTGACCAATGGTCATACGGGATGGAATAGCATGAGGGTTGACGATTATGTCGGGCGTGATGCCTTCCAACGTCCATGGCATGTCCTCCTGCGTATAAGTCATGCCCACTGTTCCCTTCTGTCCATGTCTACTACTGAATTTGTCTCCAATTTGAGGAATTCTAACTGATCTCACCCTCACTTTGACAAATCTCAACCCATCAGCATTTGTGGTCAACAGGACTTGATCCACCATTCCGGTTTCACTGTGCCGTAAGCTTGTACTGTGATCACGTTTCGTGTAACGAGCAGCTTGCCCTTGGGCATCGTCAGGAGCTATTGGAGACGTTTTTCCAATAATCACATCCTCGCCAGAAACTCTGGTTCCCGGGGGTGCAAGCCCATCGTCATCCAACTTATCATAGGAGCCGTGGCGCATGCCCATGGTGTTAGTTCTATCAGGACGTCCAAAGTCCTCTTTGACTAATGTCCCCATCttcttttcttcatctctATATGAACGGAAAAATAGAGACCGGAAGAAACCACGGTCAACTGATGACTGATTCATGATAACTGAATCTTCTTGATTGTACCCGGAGTAGCATGCAATGGCAACTATGGCATTAATGCCAGCAGGTAGCTGCCTAAAATGCAAGTGCTCCATAGCCCGAGTTGTAACGAGTGGTTTTTGAGGATAGTACAGCACATAAGCCAAGGTGTCCTGATACAAAAGAAGCAAAACACTAAATACAAGAAATCGTCAAGCTAACAGCCCCGCCGGATGAATTTAATGGAAGATAACTGTACCATTCGAAATTGGTAGTTTGTGACGTAAATGCCCATAGCTTGTTTACCCATAGCTGACTGATATGTGTTACGTGGAGA
The genomic region above belongs to Salvia hispanica cultivar TCC Black 2014 chromosome 3, UniMelb_Shisp_WGS_1.0, whole genome shotgun sequence and contains:
- the LOC125217066 gene encoding heat stress transcription factor A-2b-like isoform X2, with protein sequence MAAPHAACRVGSRPKKIKCPAPFISKTFDLLDAAEAGGAASVVSWNSGGNGFVVWSPAEFSKLMLPKYFKHNNFSSFVRQLNTYKTASKRWEFKHDKFLKGFKHLLVEISRKKVEPSTFPQFLEASRGGHRDGITSLMKENQTLRRERMELKLQISHFKTMEMRLLGCISHYMTTHCQGQTQENILEGAKIKNF
- the LOC125217066 gene encoding heat stress transcription factor A-2b-like isoform X1 — its product is MAAPHAACRVGSRPKKIKCPAPFISKTFDLLDAAEAGGAASVVSWNSGGNGFVVWSPAEFSKLMLPKYFKHNNFSSFVRQLNTYGFKKTASKRWEFKHDKFLKGFKHLLVEISRKKVEPSTFPQFLEASRGGHRDGITSLMKENQTLRRERMELKLQISHFKTMEMRLLGCISHYMTTHCQGQTQENILEGAKIKNF